AAtctagaaaagaagaaaaagagaggcaTGGTTTTGGGTAGATCAAATGAAGACAAGGACGTGAGCTCCGAGAAGTCTGACCTCGAGGATCAGGGTGACAGAGGAGGGTTGTTTGATCCAGAAGAACGAAAGCGATTCTATAAAGTTCTCTTTGATGACGGTGCCCCATGACAATATCATTCAGCAAGGAAGGAATGAAACTTATCCAACTGCTTTGCAAAGAGGAGGAATCAATATCACCAGAAGATGATGTAGAAAACAAGCAAGCCCACTGCGGCCGGACTCCCAGTCCCCACTGCCTCAAGTCAGCAATGGCCATCACCGTCTGTTCATCTGGTTGATATTGTATGTAGCCACTGTTTTACAATCCTTCCCCACAATGGAGACTGCAATCAGATGCAATATCGAATGGCCATGGCGGTGCTTTCTATGTTCCCTGCATTGTGGGTTTGCAATTCCGGCTTGGTCGTATATATGTTGTAATATAGCAAGTGTTGCTTTATTGTGCTGGCATTGTGATCTGCAGACGTTCTGGCTGGGAGAGGAGAGCTAGAATCGGCGAAATAACAAAAACTCATGGAGGATTGGAATTAGGAATTTAGGATAAGCTCAAGCTGGCTGAGAAAAAAACTCGAGCAGatgttggagaaattttttcaaTATTCAAGCGGGTACTCCAGGtgtcataaaataaaatgagtgGAGCGATgtgaaaaaatatatcattttcttcatttgtattatgacacgTGTCAttaactactagcatcaattgaAGACCGGtacttgaattttttattttttctgtagATGGTGGGTCTATCAAGCAACTTGggaaggcttggtcttcctttaTCGCCAAGTTATTCAGACTTTATCTAATATACTTTTTAAGTAACTAATTATTAGGAGCTGCAAATCAGTAATTCATTGACAATGTGAAAATAGTTTGTGAAACTTGCAGTACTTAGATTAGAACCAAACAACCAACCACCCAGTTTGGTCCCACTATTGTAAGGGTGGTTTTTACACATCCTAAAAACGAGTTCCACATTTCCCACATCATCAATTTCATGGAGATAGAAGACATAAATTGATATGATTTTGAAACCTCAAGGTGctatgtgaaatttttttaaaatatgtcaCCTGTTATGATAATCACGCTTAAACGTGAAATGCATATAAAATGTAGacctgaaagaaaaaaatttaaaagaactAAAATTAGCAGTTGATCACTTGGTACTACGCAACTACAACAAAATTTTATTCCTTAACTGAGTTCGGTTtcatgaatcctagaacgtcaATACGCTCAATTTTGCACCAAGTCTTATGTTAGCTTCAAATACTCTATGCATTTtcgtaaagttttttttttttttttttcttttcaagtctTCCTAGTTCTTCCTCTAACCCTTTTGCCTTGAACCTCTTTTCtcataattgtattttttaatcGAAGCATCTATAGGTCTTCAGCTCACTAcggtctaataatatttttcattacTTGTATGTAAGAGGACAAATTTAACTCTCGTGAATAATAGAATCCTGAAGTTTAATTCTTGTGaattgtaaatttgtaactAAATTATTATAACGAACATCCGTTGTGCTGTATTAAAATCAGCGGTAGGCCCAAGCCCAAAAATAAGAAGGGTAGAGTGGGCCAAGTTTAAATAGTTGACAAGTCTTTAGAGACCCATTCAACAGCTCCCCACAATCTCAGGTAGTGTGGTTCGCAAATTCCAAATTTCAACTTCCATTTCATCTCTCGGttgtttgtttctctctcttctgtTGTGAATTACAGCCATTGCACAACTCCGGAGCCGACCTTTCTCCTCGAATCACAAGGTATAATTTCTTCTTCGCGGCCcccaattaattaaatttgtaaaacaCAACTAATTTCATTGGTTATtgttttttgtaaatttaattaatttattttgtttgattgtttttgtgCAGGAAATCTGAGAGCTTTTTCGGTTCTTCTCAATGTGAGTATTTCTgggtttttaataattttgatatCCCATAAATGTCAGatttgcaaattttaaaaatttataaaaataaaatggaagatTTTTGTACTGTGATTAAGAAATCACAAACCCAAAGGGATTCCTTGGTCATTTTAATtagtaataattaataatatcgGATACTTGATTTCTGTATGCTTTCTTTTGATGAGGTATTCAATGGTCAGATTGTATATTGTGGGTTGGTTGGCACCTATAAAGCATCGATATACGGTACGACATGACACGGTGATACGTAAAATCTCTAAAAACTAGAATACGATACGTCATGGAAAAGGGATACCTGTTCAAAAGGCATCTGTGTTACAAAATAAATACCCGTTTGTTTAGTAAATGACTATGGTTTGTAGTTGTAGAATGGTTGTTTACTTGTCCATTTCATATGTAACGTTCATTAACAATATTTGCTCAGGCATTGTTGTAGTTGCAAGaatgtgtttgttttttttttttttttttggtcggaaCAAGAATGTGTGGGTTAAGGTTCTCTGTCGTCGTGTAAACTTTAAACAATTATGTTTATTTATCTCTTTTTGTTTACTCTATAAGGGCGGATGATGAACTTGTTGATCAAAAGAAGTATCTTGAGGAGTCTTGCCAGCCTAAATGTGTGAAGCCTCTGATTGAATATCAGGTAATTTACTGGTGTTGTTCAAAAAATCTGTGTGTTGCAACTTCTAGCACCAGGAATTGGCTTTCGTATGAAATTGAAGTTGGATctgattatttattaaaattactAGCTTACTTTTAGATTCCTCATTTTGCTTCCCAAGATAGTCATATTTACCTGTACGGGCTGTTTTCTCTTTACCGATGGGGATTACAAACAAGAAAGGCTTCAAATATGTGTTTGCATGTGGTCTGATAAGTTAAAAATGCGTAAGTGTTCTAAGTTTTTCCATTTGTGGAAGCAATTTGGAgatgatatataaatatcaaatttaaagttagtaattgtaagttGTTACATGTATATCAGGCTAACATTATAAAGAGTAGTTGTGCAAAGGTTATAGCATGAAAGAAGGCTATCAGATGATCAAGATTGGAATTGTTGTAAATAAGTGATTAAGCAAGCTCTTTTAACATGTTTTAATTGGGGTTTATTGCGAGATGATGTGTGAATTGCAAAAAGAGGGAGACAAGCTAGATATATTGTATGCAATAGAGATTGAAATTTATCTTCAATGAAAGGATATTtcttttagaaataaaaataaaagatagagaATTCACTTTACAACGTACGTACACTGAGGATCTTCATAAGCTGTTATCTCTTCTCATCCACTAATGAGTAAGCCTGTCCTGGAAGGGACTGCAAAAATGTTTCAATTTCGGATAAGTTTGTGtgagaaaagggaaaaagtaTAGAACATATACTTACTGAAGGATTTTTGTTATTCCTGAAGGGGTGTGGGTTATGGAtgtttttataatttgaacTTTACTCAAGGGATTAAGTCTTACTGGACGGTGAAGCCCCAATCAAAATCTATATCACTTGAACCTGTTGACTTTTGGATTTACTGTGGAAATTGAATCTTACAATTTTGGAACTTATTGCGCTGTATGTAGCTCCATGAACATTGCAGACTTCTTGCCACAGTTATGCAGTGAAGGTGTGGATTTATAATCAGCAGAATGGCTGCTAGCATTGGAAAATTTCTAGCAACTTTAACTATCTAGCATCAGTTATTGCTCAACCTTAGAAATTATGTGGATAAAAATGTCTGCCTAACGCTTTGATGTCTACCCGTTATTCACCCTTTTCCCTCCTTCCATCATTAAGTGCTTTCTACTCTGTGTGTTGTCAATAATTTTGAGTGACAAGATTAAGTTGTTGAACTTTTTCTTCCATTTGTGTTTCCttcttcaaaaattaaaaaggaaatggAATGCCATGATAATTGGAGGTCTTTGTTTTGATATACTTCAGCAGGTAGGGGGTTTTCACGTATTGATTTGAATGGACTAAAATTTGGTAATTGTACTGAAATTATTTGAACCATTTTATTTGTTGTAGGCATGTGTTAAGAGGGTTGAAGGTGATGACACTGGAAACAAGCATTGCACAGGGCAGTACTTTGACTACATATCTTGTGTTGACAAATGTGTAAGTCTTCATTTCATTATACTGTAGGAAAATTTTGTTCTCGCTCAGATGATGATCGTTGCCTTCTGCAATGCAGGTTGCGCCAAAGTTATTTCAAAAGCTCAAGTAACGGAGTCAGAGTTCTACGGTCTCCCCATCCTTTAATTGTTACTCTTTTACATTGGATATGAATTTTCAGACCGCGCCATGATGTTTGCCAGTTTTTGTTTCCAGCAACATTATTCAAATCTTGTCGAGAGGTCTTGAAATAGAATAAAAAGAAGATTTTGTGAGTTGGTTAATAAGGCATGCTGTTTTTGGATTTCATATAGCTAATAAGGTGAATTTTGCTAGTCTAAGTTTAATAGCACGGACCTCTTGTCATCCTGCTATCGACAATTATTGATTGATGGGAGAAGCAGTATCAGTCGTGCGTGGGCGGATGATGCTATAACAGGGTTTATCTTTGTGCGCAATCTGTGATGTATGTCTGCAATATTTTGACAGCCGAGGTTGAAAGTTTTGTATGTCCTTGCAATATTTGCTTCGTCCCCTATACATTCAGCTTCCTTTTTCGAACAAAATGCCGAGTGCTGCCTTGGAATGGAGAGAAACTTAAGTGTAACCGAGTGTATTGTACAAACAGTAGGAATACATGGGTTGCTTTTCACGGCCATGGCGGCGCCGGAACTCTTTGGTGTCGACAATAGTGCAGGGTTTACGTGGTGACTGATAATAATTCTCCTTGGCGTGTTGGAATGATCAATCGATggctttttctttcttgataaACATATGACTTATGCTTGGTGGATGAGTTGAAGGAACTGGGCAACGGGCAGGCATGGGGAGAGGATAGGGAAGGTGTGCGATGGTTGAATGTTTTTATCATGTACGAGTTTTAATAATATGTTTTTTccgataaaaaaaaacattcatgTCCGAGTttgaatcttttatttttttgtatttttcgtTTGAcagattaaataaaataaaatatagtttTGTAAGACCAATTCCAACCTttgattaaaatctaaaattttagtccaaaaattttaagtttaattttagtccaaaaattttaagtttaattcatttttttttctttcaacctTTTTAGGTTAAATTTGTAGTatgagattattaaataataattttaagataattttttttccttaaagtaaccttttaaaaaaaaattatgtagactataatttaattttataaacattttaatctaaaaatatttagattctgataaatattgaaaaattactaaacggacaccatgaaactcgtgggacactaggaaaaaaaatataaaacacatAATAGATTTGTTATTTACTTACTTTAGCCGTTTCATATAAATTTGGATCATTAGATCTTTTTTTACTATTAGACTTGATTATAACCATttgattcaataaatttataaatataaaactaaaaaaaatacacatatatagtgGGCCAGTCCTACTAACTAAGGGGAAATCTTAACCTAAGTTTGGCCAAAAATGAGTTTTGAACTAAAATCCTATTTGCGTTGGAACaagtttaaaacctaaaatttgagtttttactAAAGTCGAGTAGGTTTAAATATAAAAAGCTAAAAGCCGAATTCAGTATTTTCTTGAAAGTTTTTGGACGGATGCCCAAAGtggtggaaaattaaaaaaaaagcccaCCACAGCAGCTTTTCCAGTTTTCTTAGAAACCCAGAAGGCAGACTACCCGTACCCAACCCTAGAAACTTTTAAGGGACAAATACGCTTATTTTTCtcggtctctctctccctcccccggaaactctgtctctctgtctctctgtctctcgaTTGTAATCCATTCGAACCCGATCGTTTTCCTCCGCAATCCGTCGATTCTGTTGCTTCTACTCCCTCTACGCCGCCCCAagtaagctctctctctctctctctctctctctctctctctctctctctctatacacacacacatatatgcgTGTGTATATTTTGTTTCGTGTTGGTTTAGGATCAAATTCTTGCGGTACTGCTTTATGGTTGTAAAATCTGGATCTATTTCTGTAGATTTCGAAACATACAATAGCTAAATatgtatgtttgtgtgtgtatatatacatatgtgtgtatatgtgtgtgatGTGTGTGATGTGTGTGATGTGTGTTTGTATAATCTGTATTGATTGTGATTCTTGGTTTTGCGATTAGG
This genomic stretch from Pyrus communis chromosome 2, drPyrComm1.1, whole genome shotgun sequence harbors:
- the LOC137724360 gene encoding cytochrome b-c1 complex subunit 6-1, mitochondrial-like, which encodes MADDELVDQKKYLEESCQPKCVKPLIEYQACVKRVEGDDTGNKHCTGQYFDYISCVDKCVAPKLFQKLK